The following is a genomic window from Solanum stenotomum isolate F172 chromosome 4, ASM1918654v1, whole genome shotgun sequence.
aaaatgatccttaaagtatttggaagctaatggtgaaaaccaatttgaaaacggagttgaaatcaattcacaaactcaatttgaagaaaaatccacgttcttgaagaaacctaaaatattcggatctgaaaccccgactcgaaaatgaaatatctcttgaaaaacctcttacccatgcttagataagttcaaatatgaaatttcatcaaaaacagaGTTaggatcgaccttgaaattctcactttatcaaactttaactttacccgaaaagtccaaattgtacgcggttaatatgatgaaaataatcgatgaatcaataattctatgttaaaatcagtttacccataacataaggatcgtaaatataccttttcatcaaaaagggagtccaaatcgataaaaccccaatttttcccaaaaggtttacggataggaaaaaaaaacagataaagaaattatgagaaaatgtcgaattgaagattgaatactaaccctcatattaattcaagaagaaacccgtaagaatcactccattccgatctctagaactcccgatatgctcaaaataccaaattaacatagtctgagatttttataacagtacatggctgttatgcaccagaaaaacagctaaaaaggccgtaatttcctcatacgatagtgaaatgacccgattcttttttgcaaatgtcttaaataataatacggacctgctcgttcaatcggagctcaatttcatgctcgtttgcccagtcaaatatcatttctactcggtaaacaattatttcttatttgcgataaaagtccaatctcgggttagcgaaaatgcaccaaaatttgcagataagtcctataattcatgctcaaaatttcagaaccttcggaaaaaaattttgacctttaaaactaataatgaaccctttagttgccacaatttgctgaaataatGTCAAaccatccaagaagcttaaaagctcacccaaaactcatttggcactttccgaacacaaaccaaatatgctacaagcttgaaaatgacatttcggactcaatgaaatcatcggaatttgaattcaaggtctccttgacccggtatccaataaggcgtcaagaaactaactttaggctcaaaaactcgaaacgcactcggggcctctaaaaattcaaccaagactcattctagacttagaatcaccccctgaatccaacggtgccctcggaattccatttcgagctcCGGAACCTCgattgttgaccaaagtcaaatcttgatcaaaatttcacaattttagcaacttaggacctcaaatcttcgttttaactccaaattcgactccgtaaattctcatagacccgtttcgacattctaaaactgctagaatcgacggaaatccgattcgagtctcaaaactccaaatgactcgaaatagcacttttaaccaaactcaaactcttaaaaactcaacttttcatcaattttcctccaaatcaacttcgaaaatacaacaattaggactcggggcaactatcgggaggggtaaaacggtcattttataaaaattttcaaaaaatgacctttagggtcattacagtaACATTTTAAATTTGCAGGATTTGATTCTGCATTTGCAGGGTTGACGTGATTGGATTCTCAATAAACGTTATTTTGAGTAACATTTTACACCTAAAACGTAACTCACAGTAACGTTTATTCATTTAACATCGTCAGCTCCATCAATTTTTGTccgttgaatttttaaaataataataacctaAAACGTTACCATTAAGTACGTTTATACTacttttgtaaaaaattaaaaagcgTATTAGTTTGGTGAATTGGTTTTTAAAATAGCTTATTTTGGTCAAAAGGTCTATTTTCAGCTATAATTATGTGtgcctctctccactctctgccctctctcgatcgcctctctcctccctctcccaatcttgctTTCTTCTCGATttcctctctcctccctctcccaatttCGCTCgtcagatatacaaatacatatgcaTATTAGTTACATACATACAATTCGACAGAGATACAAATACACTTCACCTCTAACATCCAACTACGAATCATAAttaacaaactatagctatggagcctAATTAAGTTATTTGTAGTGGTTATTTGCGAAATTTCCTcttatagaaatgtgtcattcttttttggacggacgaaaaagaaaaatgaatcatATAACAAGTAAATCAACTTTATTTATATCGAATTACATATAcctatttatgaaaaatatatatttatgccAAGTTTACATTtgttaaaagagaaaatacataattgcCCCATTAAAGTAAGacctcttttttaaaaagacatttAAACTTTGTggaggtcctattaccctcttATTCTTATATAGAATGAATTTATTGTCCCATTGCGTGCCTACGTGGCATGTAAAATGTAGTTCATTCTCTAATAGCAAGTGAGTTGAGccaaaagtaaataaatatttatttaagtatttatttaattagaaatgttttttttcttttcttttatttattttattgtactttttcaattctttaatttttgttatcttCTTCACCAAACTCAAAAGAACCAACTACATCTTCTCTATCTTCTTCAACGTAGAAGACCCATTTACTTCACTCATATTTTTCCCCTTGTCTGCTTGCTTTTCTTGGTTCCCTTTCCTTCTTTTGtcccttattttaaaaaataataataataattgtgaaCCTCCTTCGATACaattgttcttttttaaaaaaatagataaagtATTATGTAGTTCTTTAGCATGTAAAAGAACgaaatttcttctatttgagATTATTCTAGAATTTCATTACCTCCATCGTAATGGAGTTTCGCTGCATAATTGTTGTAATATTGGAAAGAAGATGGTAGGTTGGAggtgattattaatttttaatttttaatttattagtaattttattttttatctaacaATAATTTGATGATATTAATGATGGAGATGGATTATAATCCGGAGGATTGACGATGGAGGCAAAGTCGAGGCGGTGAGGATGGCCATGGAGGACTGCAAGAAGAACAGGAGtaatgaagaaagaagaagaaggagaaaaaaagaagaagagagaatgaagttataaaataagaaaaaatgaaaatgaaaataaagattaaaaattaaaatttaacacgTGGCAGACAATAATTGATGCGTGATTGCACTTTCTTTCTTGTGAGGGTGACTGAAAAGTGAGATATTTATGacactttaaaattgtttaaggGTACTAGGACTCCCGTAAAGTTCaagtgtctttttaaaaaataggtcTTACTTTAATGGGGTAATGATATATTTTCTCTtgttaaaactataaaatagtgggttaattataatattacttCACTTGAAATCTTAATCGTATCTTATTATTCCACTAAATTTCTCCTTCACGATATCATGGATTAATAAAACTTTTTTCGATTACATCATATGTTATTTGTTGATTATTCGTAgtctttttggtttttttttttacatgtctaatatacaaaaaataatttttcttctttgctCATCACTGCATCAAAATAGAGTTTTAGAGACAGTTGGTAAACAACAACTTATTAATTGCCGCTAATTTATATTGTAAAGTCAAATATTAGTCAATTATCATTACCGGCAATTAGTGTAGCTTTTTCAAACATCACCTCTAATTCTTTTAACTTCcctccaattttatttttcttttaaaatcttctCTAATTTTGAAGCCTACATATAAGGGAGCGTTTACTCTCAAATAGTCAACCGTAGTCATGGTTAACCAATCATGGTCATTGAACCGCATGAATCGTGGCAGCAAAGTACTCACTCTGTCACTTACAGTATCTCGTCATATATTTAAATCCTCTGCAAGGAATTATATTATTGTAATAATTTGATTTCACAACTATATATATCAAAGTAGAAAAACATATTTGTCCATTCTTTATTCACCAAACATAGTACTTAAACCAAATTACATCAATATAGGAATTTTAGTTCAAACCTCATATTATAATATCATCTTTTGAGCATTATCAATATAGCATGTATCATATAGTTTCTAAGTTCTAAGGAATATTAACAAAAGGGTATATTTCATATCTAAAGTTACAACTTCCACCAACAACTCTTCCACCTTCTTTTCCATCACAACAACTTGGAATTTCAGTAATAATACCATCAAGACACTTCTTACAGTCCTCATTAGAAATATCTCTTGTACATTGAACCAATCCATacaatttcttattttcttcaatcTCCATTTCTCCAATTGCATACAAATTCGACGTTTTATAAGCATTTTCACTCAAGCTCCCCAACAATTCCTTAGTTTTTGCATTGAAATATTCAGGATTACTCACAACGCGAACATTCCACATATAAAACTTGTACGTATTATCAATATTTCCTAAGAAATCTTTGTTGGAATATTTCAAGAGACAATTATCATACCATATGATGGCTTCTTTATCATAAGGACAACGTTTTCCAAGTTCTTCACTAGCATCTAATACACAAGATTTGCAATTATTGCTTGAAACATCGCCGCGACATAGAGAAAGTCCATTTGTTTGATCATGATTTTGCCCAATTGAGCTAGTTGAGAATCCTGTTGGAGGAGTTTTCAAGTAGAGATCACCTaagagattttttaaattttgtgcataGTAACTATTGGCTGTGAAATTTTCAGAGTTTGAACAAAAATGGAAGAGTGGATCTGTGGAAATCACTATTGCAATGgatgaaaggaaaaatagacaAGAGATTAATTTTGAGGAAGAcatattttgatgaaaaaaatgagaTTGGTATGTACAACTTTACATGGTGCACCATTTTATAAACTTGTAACTTCAAGTAGAGGGTAGAAAAGTCATATACATAGCCATAattgttgactttttttttttagttttttgcattttttatgGTTTTGGGTGGGAAATTGACTAATTCCATTTTGTTCCAATGGAAGGTTTGAATAGTAGTATGAAGTTGGAAATTTTTCATTATGCTTAACTAATCTGTAGCCACTAAAGTATTCGTAAATTTGACTTGGATATCTCATTTTAGGCTTGTTCCAATTGAACACttgtattaataaaataaaaaaaaaaaatttaaatatttttgacattcaactaaaaatagaaattgtgtGTTACACTCGCGGTGATATGGCATAGTAACTAATCAGAAAAAAAACATGTAGCATTGGGcccataataataattaaaatataaataaaaaataaaataaaataaaaatttgttttcagccaaaaaaagaaaaagaaaaacttttctCTGCCTTTTCTTCTTCGCCAAAACATACTAGGCACCAGCCCACCCCCGACTTCCATTCttcctcatcttcttctttgCCGGAACACACACAGCGGCCTCCGGCTAAAACCTCACACTCCGATAATCGTACACCTATCTCCTCTCCTTTATTCTGATTCAATATTGTAGTTGTCATTTTTATcaatctcatttttttttcgaaCAACAATCAagatttgttgatattttttcttcttcaatgttgtgggttctttagaatttgaattctttaacgatttcaaagaaaataatttcagaTTCATATTAGTCTTGTAGGAAAAAATGGAGTTTTGCCGAAATTATTTTTGactcaatttgatttttatttctttaattaatgCTTTTCCGATGAAGAAAACAACGATTGATAATGACGGGATGATGCTGGAAAAAAAAGGAATGCAGGAATAGATGGAAAAGGGGTATGTCGACGATGGTGGCGAAGGTAAATGAGTATGTTGGATTGAGAAAccagtgattttttttatagaaattattatttttctaatgttGACATGTCTAGTTTTGATTTGtcggtaaaaaaaatatttggctTTACTCACCTTTTTGGATGTGTATTACACTTATGATGCCATGTCATCAAAAAGTATTCAATGGGTACATGTTTTGAACggtaaaagtgttcaataggtacaattTCTAGTTGAGATATCTAAATGAATTATACGAACAACTTAAGGGGCCGCATATGACTTTGTTcactaatatatgtattttctaCATTTGATCTTTCACTTAACAGTGTAAATAGGTTGTAAGTATATGTATCCTCTAATCAGTCCAATTTATGTGGTGATGTTTAATTGGATATGAAGtttgaagaacaaaatattGAAACTTGTTCAAAATAGTCGTATATACATTTGTATGACTATAACATGGGGAAACTTATATAAACctcactagtttaggagctaattacttagatatactctagtttgcaatatttCGTATTTTATCAGATTTTGGTGCCTCTAGATACATCCAAATATATGTATCTCGGATACATGGGTTTAAATGAGCTGCCTGTctgcgatttatacaaatgagatgCTCTATGGAGCGCAAATAACAAAACTGTAGCTATAGAgcgctaatatgatttttatgttcgctaaacataaaatttactCTAATATATATGGTAGTAAATTATGTCCAATTATGtagtttttcttaaaatattactttttattataatcagtaaattgaaatttatatacATGATTTAAGGATATATGGATTGTGATATAACCAAATAATTAGATTGTGATAAACCAAATGTTAATGAAATTAAGTAATTGAATTAGCATGAATCTCACTGTAGCAGGCAACATCAATGGAAAAAGGATTCTGAGTccttttaagaataaaatgagatttttttaaattaaaaaaatctaattaaagaagaataattttcttttttttggatagattattgaaaataaaagtaagacaTGTAAATTAAAACAAGTAGAATATTACATTTCTTTCTCTTATAGAGATATCTTCCCCTTGATCGAATAAAATCTTATATCGGGCATTAAAATGTTTTTGAACTCAGTGTCAAGTTCcacaattatattaattaaccaaacaattaaaagtagatttaaTGGATTAGATCATTAGATGACCACTAAATATTACACTAAGTGTGATGGAGGTTGAATTTATATGGGGCCTGAGCGTAAAAGTTTGAATATTAtgaccaagaaaaaaaaagtagaagttTGAATATACTCTCTCCGATCTATTTTAACTTATAATAGATGATCCAAAATAATTGAGATTTTAGAAaactaaaatagaattaattattagTAGTTTTCATATTTATGTGAAGAgagattaataaaataataaaatagaataatataatataattaaattaaattatttttaatttttttatataaaaagagtGTAAAAGAAATATGACAAGTATAATGAATCGTAGAGTAACATGAAAGGTATGTGTTACGTATCTCACGTTGACAAACTCCTCTTACATTTATGGCTTCTAGaactataatatttttggtGCTTAGTCTAATATTCTCTTGTCCAAATGAGAAGTTTCATTATCCACCAAAgttttagataaaataaaaggaagcaaTAATAAATTTGTCAATTTAATTGGTTTTCAACGATATATCAATTCGAGTCAATTTCGGTTTATATTGACTTTTCGATTAATTTATAGTGAGTGCAAGTGTACCCTCATATTCATTAACTTAAACTAGCGTTTGATcatagattttcaaatatttttgacaaatattatGTGTTAAAATTTGGGTGAAACTTTACTATGTTGTTGtccatagtatttgggaaacatatttcacttttttaggAAATATGgtttataccca
Proteins encoded in this region:
- the LOC125863334 gene encoding cysteine-rich repeat secretory protein 38-like yields the protein MSSSKLISCLFFLSSIAIVISTDPLFHFCSNSENFTANSYYAQNLKNLLGDLYLKTPPTGFSTSSIGQNHDQTNGLSLCRGDVSSNNCKSCVLDASEELGKRCPYDKEAIIWYDNCLLKYSNKDFLGNIDNTYKFYMWNVRVVSNPEYFNAKTKELLGSLSENAYKTSNLYAIGEMEIEENKKLYGLVQCTRDISNEDCKKCLDGIITEIPSCCDGKEGGRVVGGSCNFRYEIYPFVNIP